Proteins encoded together in one Ipomoea triloba cultivar NCNSP0323 chromosome 4, ASM357664v1 window:
- the LOC116016956 gene encoding PRA1 family protein D-like gives MSSSPAPSVPAVPLRPWPQFADTAALSIPISFSDATYRINQNLRYFVGNYAVLFFLILLLSLISRPLTLILFLVISASWVYLYLSRSEPLELFAFDIDDRIVLGFLTLITLIALFVAGVWSNVFISVSIGAVLACLHAAMRAPEDQEASPYENLLSVVDSPTRGDYARV, from the coding sequence ATGTCTTCGTCTCCGGCACCGTCCGTCCCCGCCGTCCCGCTTCGTCCCTGGCCGCAATTTGCGGACACCGCAGCCCTAAGCATCCCGATCTCCTTCTCCGACGCCACCTACCGGATCAACCAAAACCTCCGGTATTTCGTTGGGAATTACGCCgttctcttcttcctcatcctcctcctcaGCCTCATCTCCCGCCCCCTCActctcattctcttcctcgtcatTTCCGCTTCCTGggtctacctctacctctcccGATCCGAGCCGCTAGAGCTTTTCGCCTTCGACATCGACGATCGGATCGTCCTAGGGTTTCTCACTTTGATCACTCTCATCGCCTTGTTCGTGGCCGGAGTGTGGAGTAACGTCTTCATCTCAGTTTCTATCGGAGCTGTTTTAGCTTGCCTTCACGCCGCCATGAGGGCACCTGAGGATCAGGAGGCTTCGCCTTACGAGAATTTGCTGTCTGTCGTGGATAGTCCCACCAGAGGTGATTATGCTAGGGTTTGA